CATCTGCTTCTTTTACTGCTGATACAGTCTGGTCTGTAAACGTCAGTTTGTTGTTTGCCAGTGTACGGTCCAGTACCTCCTGAAGGCCTGGTTCGAAAAAAGGGACCTGCCCTTTTGCCAGTTTTTCAAGTTTACTTTGGTCATTGTCGATGCATGTGACGGTGCTGCCTTTGTCTGCCAGTACACACGAGGTTGTGAGCCCTACATATCCTGCTCCTATAACTGCGATTTTCACGCTTGTTCCTCCCTGTCCCTTTGTTTCCCAAACATCTCTGCTGGTATATCCTACTGACGGTTCTGTGGTTCGTGCGGAGGTTTGGGAAAATGTGCGGATACCTATGATTGTGGGTGCCCGTTTTCACAGGGTACAACCGTCACGGGGCTGGTTTTTGAATACACCATAGTAAGGGGGAATGATGATGAACGTTCGTAAAGCGATCATTCCTGCAGCAGGATACGGGACGAGGAGCCTCCCCATTACGAAAGTGTTGCCGAAAGAGATGTTTCCGATTGCAGGAAAGCCAGCGATTCACTACATTGTCGAGGAAGCGGTTGCAGCAGGTATAGAAGAGGTACTGATTATTGTTTCGAGAAATAAGAACGTGATTTTGGATTATTTTGACCGGTCGTTGGAGTTGGAGGCATTTCTTGCGATTAATAACAAGGAGTACCTGCTTGAAAAAACGACCCTGCCTAAAGTTCATATACAATATATACGTCAGCCGTTTGCCAGGGGACTCGGGGATGCGGTTTTATTAGGGGAGCGTTTTGCCCACGGGGAACCGTTTGCCGTATTGCTGCCGGATGATTTTTTTGTAACCGGTGGTGGCGTAGGGGCTCTGGAGCAGCTCGTTGAGCGTTTTTATAAAACTGGGAAATCAACCGTTGCTGTTCAGAAGATGGAGAAGGCTGATCTGCATCAGTACGGTGTGATTAAACCTGGTCAGGCACAGAGCGGGGAAGCGTCTGATATAACAGATATCGTGGAGAAGCCAAAGGTTGATCCTCCCTCCGATCTCGCAGTTTGCGGGCGGTACGTGTTCACACCTGAGCTCTTTTCCTGCCTTCATTCTGTTCTTCCCGGGGCAGGCGGGGAAATCCAGCTCACCGACGGGATCCGGAGTATGCTAAAGACCAGTCCGTGCGAGGCACTGGAAGTCAAAGGCACCCGGTTTGACCTTGGGAAAGAAGAAGAATATTACCGTCTCATCGAACACTACTTAAAAAACAGGTGAAAAACCTCACAGAGGGTCAGACCCCGGGAAATGATTTCCCGGGGTCTGACCCTCTGTGATTTTGTGAGCATCTTCATCAGAGCAAAAAAAAGAGCATCTCGGTGGAGACACTCGTTTCCTTTATTAGCAAACGTAAGCTGAACCTACGATTACCAGCAAAATGAATAGAACAACTAGTAGTGTGAAACCGCTACCGCCGCCGTAACCCATTCCATTCACCTCCAGACACCTTACTCGTTTGAGATCCCTCTCTGTATAAGCATATGCCCGAGGGATGGAATTGGTCTGGACGGCTTCACTAATTTCGGGCGATTACATTAAGCCAATTGTACTGTATCCCCCGTCCACATGGAGCATTTCCCCTGTGATAGCGCGGGACATGTCACTCATTAGGAAAAGAGCTGTATCGCCTACTTCTTCCTGGGTAACTGTACGTTTAAGCGGTGCTTTTTCTTCAATTTCCTTAAGGACTTCATTAAATCCGCCAATGCCTTTTGCAGCAAGAGTACGGATCGGGCCTGCTGAAATAGCGTTTACACGGATGTTTTCTTTCCCGAGGTCGTTGGCAAGGTACTTCACGCTTGCGTCAAGAGAAGCCTTTGCTACCCCCATCACGTTGTAGTTTTTCACCACACGTTCACCACCGAGGTACGTGAGTGTCACAATGCTTCCTCCCTCTTTCATGAGCGGGCGTGCTGCCTTGGCTACAGCAGTGAGTGAGTACGCACTGATATTCTGGGCTAAAAGAAAGCCTTCACGTGTGGTGTTCAGGTACTCTCCTTCGAGCTCTTCACGTTTGGCAAAAGCGATACAGTGAGCGATCCCGTGGATGGTTCCGACTTCTTTTTCGATATCCTGGAACGTTTTTTCCACTTCTTCGTCGTTGGTAACGTCACATGGAAGGATGACAAAATCATCACGCTCCAATGTTTCAGCGAGCTGTCGTACGTTTCGCTCAAGGCGTTCTCCTGCATATGTAAAGATCAGTCTTGCACCTGCATTGGCAAGTGACTGGGCAATTCCCCAGGCGATGCTCCGTTTATTTGCTACTCCCATCACAACATATGTGCGGTTTGATAAATCAAGATTCATCGTAGAGCCTCCTCATCAAATTATATAGCTAGTATTATTAGTTGGTACTAATCTTTGTCCATTATAGCAGAATTCACTGAATAATACAGGCTGATCGATGAAATAAAACATTCGTACAGGTAAATTTCTTGTTCCTGGACTAAATCAATTGAAGAGAAGCTGAATCGTTTACCTACACCATTAAATTGGCTGAAGAAAAGCTGACTCCTATAATCACACATTTTACTCCATTACCCTTTGCTCGTCTGGATGTTTCTCTTTTCGTAGTCACAGTCCGGGCACTCAAAAATAACATTTTGATTTGACTGAGCGGTGAGGACGCTTTGGATCGGGTAGTGGTTGCGGCAATTCGGACATTGTACCATTGGTTCTTCCATATTCACGGCAGACAGCCTCCTTTTTTACATAGGGTGCGTTTAACAGGAAAAATCATTCCATAAAAAAAGAAGGCAGACCGCCTCCTTTTTTATCTATTCGTAAAATCCCTGCTGATGACGGTCCCTTTTGTACCACGGTCATCGACGGCAGCTTCTTTCGTAAACAGCACGATAAAGCTTACGATCTTTGTTTTTTGAATATAAACCGGCAGACGCTCAAGACGGTGGTGCCAGCTTACGGTCCCCCTGCGGGCACTCAGGATTACAAGAAGATCCGTTTCTTTAAACGTGTCATAATAATGCTCTTTTAAGTCAATCCATTCGTGGATCTGCTCCACTTGTGTAGTGATTGCAGGCTTGATGCCGGCAAAAAGGTCTCTGTATTTTTCCTTTTGATCACCAACAACAATAACAAAGAGCGCTGCACCGATCCGGCTCGCCAGCATTTTAACCGTGCGGAATGCTTCATCGGCACCGCTCATATGATCGAAGCCTTTCGGAACGACTGCAACTACCCTCCTCGTCACATTCAGAGGATGTGACAGCTTGGAGACGAGAACCTGCCTGTCGGTGTACTCGACCACGTCATCAATGACGCTGCCGAACATATTGCCGGCCCCGCTTTTTTGGCCGTTCCAGCCGACAATGACCGTTGAAATGCGGTTGTCCGTTACCGCATAGGAGATCCGCTTTGCAGGGTTATTCCCTACCCTTGTGAGAGGTGTCACAGAAACATCGGCAGCTGAGGCGTACACAACTGCGTGACCGAGCATTTTTTCAGCCTGGGCGATTTTCATTTCCCTGTTTTCGCTGCCGCCCTGAACAACCGTCATCGGGTACAAAGGCTCGGTTGAGAGTGGATTTTTCAGCGTAATGGCAAGCTCAAGAAGATTATCCATCGTCTCAGGATTGGCCATCGGAATTAAAATCCGCTCAGGTACCTGCTCTTCTTTAACAGGTCCGGTATCTTCCACATAGGCAAGCTTCCGGCCGAAATGCTCGGTCAGGCTCGGCCCGGTGATACAGGTCAAAAGGATCATAATAATCACACCGTTGACAACCGCCACGTCAAACAGCCCCAGTTCGTAGCCCACAAGTGTTGCAGCCAGCGTAGCTGCCGCCTGTGGAATACTCAGGCCGTACATGACTTCCCTCTCTAGTGAACTGTAACCGTACAGCTTGGCGGAAATAAACACAGCGAGCCATTTGCCCAGATTCACAAACACCACGATAGACAGCGCAAGAATAATGGACGAAGGATACTCGAGGAGGAGCCTGAAGTCCATAAGCATTCCCACCGATAAAAGGAAAAACGGGATAAACAGGGCGTTTCCGACGAATTTTATCCGGTTCATAAGCGCTCCGTTCTCAAGGATAAGACGGTTTAGGGCAAGGCCTGCAAGGAAAGCGCCAATAATCGGTTCAACCCCTGCCAGAATTGCGAAGAAAGCACAAAGAAACATAATGCTCATCACAAACACGTAATCGAGTGACCCGCCCCCACTCAGCTTGATGAAAAACCGTTTGCTGATGTAGGGAACACCGAAAATAATCACCGTGGAAAAAACGGCCAGGCTGACAATGAGCTGGACCCAGAACCAGAGAGTCAGTTCTCCCTGCACAGCCCCTGCCACAATGGCGAGAACAAGCATGGCAAGCGTATCTGTGAGGATCGTGCCCCCAACGGTGGTCGTCACTGCGCGGTTTTTTGCAATCCCCATCCTGCTTGCGATGGGATAAGCCAAAAGAGTGTGTGACCCCAGCAGCGAGCCTAGGAGGACAGCGGACCATATGGAATAGCCCAAAACCAATCCAAGCAAGGTTCCAAGCACAAACGGGATAAAAAAGGACAGAAGTCCGAATTCAATACTTCTTCTTCTGTACTTTTTAAACCCGTCCAAGTCAATTTCAAGTCCGGCAATAAAAATGATATATAAAAGTCCGACGGTTCCTAATATAACGATTGTTTCATTTCGCTCAAGAATCCCGAGCCCGTTCGGCCCGATGATCATACCTGCGATAAGGACACCAATAATGCCAGGTATCCGAAATCGGGTCATAATGAGCGGCGAAATGAGAAAGATAACCATAGCAATGGCAAAAATAAATACTGGATGAGCAACGGGTTCAGTGACCATCTCATTCTCCTTTTTATGTAACGATACTTCCACGGCAGTTCATGCATGACTATACAAGTACCGTGGTGTAAAAAACGTTTCAATCGTAGCTAAAGGGTGCCCGTTTGTCAATTCCTACTTTCACATTCGTACTTGAAATCATTCCATGATAGGATAAAAAAAAGCAGACCTATGTAAGGAGGCAGCCCTCTTGTTTGATATTATCGGTGATGTACACGGTTGTTATGATGAAATGATCGCTTTACTTAAAAAAGCAGGCTATCAGGTTGATGGTGACGAACGTGTTTCCCACCCTGAAGGACGCACCCTTGTGTTCCTTGGGGATCTTACCGACCGCGGGCCCGATTCGGTTGGAGTGCTCCGATTTGCCATTAAAAACTGGAAGGGAGACCGGATTCTTTATTGTCCCGGAAACCATTGTGATAAATTATACCGCTACTTTTTAGGAAGAAATGTTCAGAAAAAACACGGGCTGGAGACTACCGTTGCCGAATTGGAAGAGCTTAAGACTAAAGACTATACATTTATTTCTGAAGGGTTTAATCGGATGGTGGAAGGATCTCCTCTTTATCTGATCCTGGATAACAGGAAGCTCGTGGTCGCACATGCAGGTATACGTGGGGATTTCATCGGAAAAACAAGCAAGAAAGTAAAGACGTTTGTGCTATACGGGGACATCACCGGGGGCACCCACCCGGATGGACGCCCGGTTCGCCGTGACTGGGCAAAGGAATATACCCATGACACATACGTGGTTTACGGACACACGCCGGTCCGGGAGCCGCGGTTTTTAAATCATACGGTGAACATTGACACAGGGTGTGTGTTCGGCAACCGCCTCACGATTTTCCGATGGCCGGAAAAGGAGCTTGTAAGCGTACCGTCCGGGCAGCCTTACGTGGAGGAGAAATTCCGTCCGATCGGGGAGTGATCGATGGCATTTCTGGATTTAAGGTTGCATTTTCAAGAGGGGGGAATTAAATGGTCTTATGAGCGAATTAATCATCCCTAGGGATGATTATAATTTGACTTTAGGGGTGAATGAATCACTTTTAAGGGAGAATGAATAGAAAAAGACCCTCTCCATCACGGTGAGAGTCTTCTTTTATTCCAGGCATCTGTCAAATCTTCCGGCATCACCGCCTCGTATTCATGCTTTTCTCCTGTAAAAGGATGAACAAACATCAACGCTGCCGAATGAAGCGCCTGACGGGGGATAAAGTCGTCACTTCCGCCATACAGGGTGTCTCCCAGCAAAGAATGACCGATGTAGGAAAAATGGACCCGGATCTGGTGGGTCCTCCCCGTTTCAAGCCTGACCCGCACGAGTGTTGCATCGTCCAAAAGCTTCACAACGGTGTAGTGAGTAACCCCATGCTGACCATCTTCTCTCACTTCACGTTCAATAATACTTCCGTCTCTCCGTCCTATAGAGGCGTCAATCGTTCCCTCAGTTTCCTCCAGATGACCTTCCACGAGCGCCACATATTCTCTTTTAATCCCAGCTTTTATAAACTGATCATGGGCGTAGCGGTGCTTCGCAATGACCATGAGTCCTGACGTATCCCGATCGAGGCGGGTTACGGCGTGAAACGTGAAAGGAATGTTCCGCTCAAGATAGTAATGAATCACGCCATGAGCAAGAGACCGTCCCGGGTCATTTGAAGAAGGTACTGTTGGAAGTCCGGCGGGCTTGTTTACCACAAGCATGTGATCGTCTTCAGCGATAACATCCAGCTCCATCGGCAATGGGGTGAGCGCTTCACTCACCTTTTCCGGTGGAAAAAGAACCGTCACTATATCACCTGAACGTAAACGTTCCCGTACCCCTTTTTCAACCCCGTTAACGAGAAGCGCACCGCCACCATGCTTCACTTCAGCCAGTGTTTTTCTGGACATGCTCTTTTCTTTTCGCAGAAACGTACGAAGGAGATCTCCGTCACAATGCAAAGAGACCTCCCACGTTACGTATAAACGGTTGTTATTCATTAATAAACGACTCCTTGACTCTTTTCCAGAACGGAAACGGCCTGAAGCGGGCAAAGCGCACTTTCTGCTCTGCCACCCGGCATTGAATCGACTTCACATCCTGCTGCAAAAGCGTCAGGTGATCGATGGTTACCTGAAAATCCACATCGTTTTTCGGCTTTAACAGACATGTATGATGCTGGGGCAGAACGAGCGGGGACCCGATCGTACGATACACCCGGTTATTGATCGATGCCATCTCGGCAAGCTGAATCGATGCCAAGGACGGGTGCAGGATCGCACCGCCCAGAGCTTTGTTGTAAGCCGTACTTCCAGAAGGGGTGCTCAGGCACAAACCGTCGCCCCGGAAGGTTTCGAACAGCTCTCCCTTAATTTCAATATCCATCACGAGAGAGCCCTCTGTACTTTTCACAGAACATTCGTTCAGCGCCAAAAAACGCTCGGATTTCCGCTCACCGTTATGGCGGACAATCACTTCAAGGAGAGGATATTCCACGATCTTGAACGGGGTTTTCGCAATATGAATCACGAGCTTTTCCACCTCATCGGGCTGCCAATCCGCATAAAAGCCCAGGTGTCCCGTATGCACCCCGACAAATGCTGTGTCTTCCAGGCGGTGGGCATATTTATGAAACGCCTCAAGAAGCGTCCCGTCTCCCCCTACACTGATTACAACATCAGGATGTTCACGATCGTAGGTAAGAGCAAATTCATGCAGATACGTTTTCACTTTCTGGGCGATTGCATTTGACGTTTTGTCGCCCCTTGACGTGACCATAAATTTCATCAGCCATTATCCTTTCATTTCGAGTTCGGTTTATGGATAAAGTCTGCCGTTGATGAAATAATCTTCTGTGCTTCCCTTACTTCGCCCCGGATCTGTGACATCTCTTCATCAAGTCGGAAGGCCGCTTCTGATGCCCGGTGCAGACGCTCCTCAAGGTCACGGGGAATCTGACCAGAGTATTTGTACTGGAGGGAGTGTTCAATGGTAGCCCAGAAATTCATGGCAAGGGTCCTGATCTGAAGTTCCACCAGGACCGGTTTCTCTCCGTCAATGGTCTGCACCGGATACTCAAGGACCATGTGATACGAGCGGTACCCGCTTTCTTTTTTGTGCTTCACGTAATCAATTTCCTCAACAATTTTAAAATCATTACGGATTTTGATCAGCTCAACAACGGTGTCGATATCCCCTACGAATTGGCACATAATCCGTATGCCCGCAAGATCCTGCATGTTCCCTTCCAGTTCATTTAAAGGAATCTGTTTTCGCTTGGCTTTTTGCAGAATACTTGAAACCGGCTTCACTCGGCCGGTTACGAATTCAATGGGCGTATGGCGGGGAGAATGGGCATATTGCTCCCGCACGCCTTTAAACTTTACTTTCAATTCATCAACTGCCTGCTTATATGGAGCAAGCATTACGTCCCACTCTTTCAATCCAATCACCACCGCGGTTGGTTAGCATTACGACTCGTTTCGATTAAACGCCTTTTCCACGGCTTTCATCATCTCGTCGCCGTAGTTCGTATTGCCTTCGATATTATCGACAAGGTAATCAATTTCGGTCCAGAAGCCGGTAAGCTCAAGCTGAACCGCTTCTTTGTTTTGTGCCATCAGTTCAAGGACGACGGGGAGGTCATCTCTGACGCTCTGAAGTGCTTCCCAGGACCCGGCCGGAAAGCGGATGTATGTAAAAGAACTGTCGTCTTCGATTATGTAAATAAACGTCTTCGCATCACTGTCGGCAAGCATCTGGCCGCTCGCCTGAAACGTATGGAGGGCACTGGCGTCCAAATCCGTTTCTACTCTCACTGTGAGCTTGTCGTCTGTACGTTCAAGCTCTGAAATTGTCCATGAATTATTCATTGTATATACCTCCAAAAACATAAATCATTTCGTTCATAAGTTTATCATAATTCCCTTGTCTACGTTAATAATACCCTGTTTTCATCAAAAAAAAGCCTCATTGTATTCAATCCTGCTGTGTGAAATAATAACGAAGACGCAAGATACATGAGAAG
This DNA window, taken from Alteribacter keqinensis, encodes the following:
- a CDS encoding UTP--glucose-1-phosphate uridylyltransferase; translated protein: MNVRKAIIPAAGYGTRSLPITKVLPKEMFPIAGKPAIHYIVEEAVAAGIEEVLIIVSRNKNVILDYFDRSLELEAFLAINNKEYLLEKTTLPKVHIQYIRQPFARGLGDAVLLGERFAHGEPFAVLLPDDFFVTGGGVGALEQLVERFYKTGKSTVAVQKMEKADLHQYGVIKPGQAQSGEASDITDIVEKPKVDPPSDLAVCGRYVFTPELFSCLHSVLPGAGGEIQLTDGIRSMLKTSPCEALEVKGTRFDLGKEEEYYRLIEHYLKNR
- a CDS encoding YjcZ family sporulation protein, which translates into the protein MGYGGGSGFTLLVVLFILLVIVGSAYVC
- the fabI gene encoding enoyl-ACP reductase FabI translates to MNLDLSNRTYVVMGVANKRSIAWGIAQSLANAGARLIFTYAGERLERNVRQLAETLERDDFVILPCDVTNDEEVEKTFQDIEKEVGTIHGIAHCIAFAKREELEGEYLNTTREGFLLAQNISAYSLTAVAKAARPLMKEGGSIVTLTYLGGERVVKNYNVMGVAKASLDASVKYLANDLGKENIRVNAISAGPIRTLAAKGIGGFNEVLKEIEEKAPLKRTVTQEEVGDTALFLMSDMSRAITGEMLHVDGGYSTIGLM
- a CDS encoding cation:proton antiporter, translated to MVTEPVAHPVFIFAIAMVIFLISPLIMTRFRIPGIIGVLIAGMIIGPNGLGILERNETIVILGTVGLLYIIFIAGLEIDLDGFKKYRRRSIEFGLLSFFIPFVLGTLLGLVLGYSIWSAVLLGSLLGSHTLLAYPIASRMGIAKNRAVTTTVGGTILTDTLAMLVLAIVAGAVQGELTLWFWVQLIVSLAVFSTVIIFGVPYISKRFFIKLSGGGSLDYVFVMSIMFLCAFFAILAGVEPIIGAFLAGLALNRLILENGALMNRIKFVGNALFIPFFLLSVGMLMDFRLLLEYPSSIILALSIVVFVNLGKWLAVFISAKLYGYSSLEREVMYGLSIPQAAATLAATLVGYELGLFDVAVVNGVIIMILLTCITGPSLTEHFGRKLAYVEDTGPVKEEQVPERILIPMANPETMDNLLELAITLKNPLSTEPLYPMTVVQGGSENREMKIAQAEKMLGHAVVYASAADVSVTPLTRVGNNPAKRISYAVTDNRISTVIVGWNGQKSGAGNMFGSVIDDVVEYTDRQVLVSKLSHPLNVTRRVVAVVPKGFDHMSGADEAFRTVKMLASRIGAALFVIVVGDQKEKYRDLFAGIKPAITTQVEQIHEWIDLKEHYYDTFKETDLLVILSARRGTVSWHHRLERLPVYIQKTKIVSFIVLFTKEAAVDDRGTKGTVISRDFTNR
- the prpE gene encoding bis(5'-nucleosyl)-tetraphosphatase PrpE; this translates as MFDIIGDVHGCYDEMIALLKKAGYQVDGDERVSHPEGRTLVFLGDLTDRGPDSVGVLRFAIKNWKGDRILYCPGNHCDKLYRYFLGRNVQKKHGLETTVAELEELKTKDYTFISEGFNRMVEGSPLYLILDNRKLVVAHAGIRGDFIGKTSKKVKTFVLYGDITGGTHPDGRPVRRDWAKEYTHDTYVVYGHTPVREPRFLNHTVNIDTGCVFGNRLTIFRWPEKELVSVPSGQPYVEEKFRPIGE
- a CDS encoding RluA family pseudouridine synthase; this translates as MNNNRLYVTWEVSLHCDGDLLRTFLRKEKSMSRKTLAEVKHGGGALLVNGVEKGVRERLRSGDIVTVLFPPEKVSEALTPLPMELDVIAEDDHMLVVNKPAGLPTVPSSNDPGRSLAHGVIHYYLERNIPFTFHAVTRLDRDTSGLMVIAKHRYAHDQFIKAGIKREYVALVEGHLEETEGTIDASIGRRDGSIIEREVREDGQHGVTHYTVVKLLDDATLVRVRLETGRTHQIRVHFSYIGHSLLGDTLYGGSDDFIPRQALHSAALMFVHPFTGEKHEYEAVMPEDLTDAWNKRRLSP
- a CDS encoding NAD kinase; translated protein: MKFMVTSRGDKTSNAIAQKVKTYLHEFALTYDREHPDVVISVGGDGTLLEAFHKYAHRLEDTAFVGVHTGHLGFYADWQPDEVEKLVIHIAKTPFKIVEYPLLEVIVRHNGERKSERFLALNECSVKSTEGSLVMDIEIKGELFETFRGDGLCLSTPSGSTAYNKALGGAILHPSLASIQLAEMASINNRVYRTIGSPLVLPQHHTCLLKPKNDVDFQVTIDHLTLLQQDVKSIQCRVAEQKVRFARFRPFPFWKRVKESFINE
- a CDS encoding GTP pyrophosphokinase; this encodes MLAPYKQAVDELKVKFKGVREQYAHSPRHTPIEFVTGRVKPVSSILQKAKRKQIPLNELEGNMQDLAGIRIMCQFVGDIDTVVELIKIRNDFKIVEEIDYVKHKKESGYRSYHMVLEYPVQTIDGEKPVLVELQIRTLAMNFWATIEHSLQYKYSGQIPRDLEERLHRASEAAFRLDEEMSQIRGEVREAQKIISSTADFIHKPNSK